The segment TGAGGACACTTCGGTTTTTATTACAAAAGGAGTTCAGGCAGATCTTTCGGGATCCTGCTATCCTGCGTATAATTTTTATCATGCCGGTTATTCAATTGATGATTCTTCCATGGGCAGCAGATTACGAGATCAAGAATGTTAAATTATCGGTTACAGATCTTGATCATTCATCATATTCCCGTCAACTCATTTCAAAGATTATCGCATCTGGTTATTTTCAACTCACCCATTATTCGGGTTCGTTTGAAGAATCATTTGAAGAAATAGAAAAAGACAATGCTGACATTGTCTTAGAAATACCGGCTTCATTTGAAAAACAACTGGTGAAGGAAAGTGAAGCAAAACTGTTTATTGCAAGTAATGCCATCAATGGAGTGAAGGGGAGTCTCGGCAATGCATACCTACGCAGCATTCTGCAGGACTTCAATCGTGAAGTTCGATTGGAATGGATACAGATGCCAAGGCCTAGTACGCAAACACAAATAGAAGTCACTTCATCGAATTGGTTCAATCCATTGATGAACTACAAATTCTTTATGGTGCCTGGTATATTGGTCTTGCTCTTAACCATGGTAGGAGCAAACCTTACCGCAATCAATATTGTAAAAGAAAAAGAAATCGGTACCATTGAACAGATGAATGTAACACCGGTTAAAAAGGTTCATTTCATTTTAGGAAAACTGATTCCATTTTGGATATTGGGGATGATCGTATTGACGCTGGGCTTATTGATCTCCCGTTTATTATATGGCATTATTCCGCTCGGTGGATTCTTTACCATTTATGTTTTTGCCGCCATTTATTTATTAGCTGTACTTGGACTTGGTTTATTGATCTCAACTTATTCATCAACTCAGCAACAGGCCATGCTTATTTCTTTTTTCCTGATGATGATCTTTGTTTTGTTAGGAGGTCTTTATACTTCTATCGACAGTATGCCTGAGTGGGCGCAATGGATCACCAGGTTCAACCCGGTATCTTATTTTATTGATGTAATGCGGATGGTTGTATTAAAAGGAAGCGGATTGTCTGATATAAAAAATCATTTACTTATCATGACGGGTTTTGCTGTTGTTTTAAATAGTTGGGCAATTTTCAACTATCGTAAACGTAACTGATATTAATTTCTGTTAAAGAAAAACAATCCGAGGTTAAGCGAAATAGTTTGTAGGTTTTTTACATCGTTATACCTGAAGGCCGTGTAGTCATAACGCAAACTAAGATCAACGCCACCGAGTGAGTATTTGTTAAACGAAATACGTGTGCCTATTTCAGGTGCTATCGTAAAACGAAAACCGCTTTTTTCGTCCACCAAAGTACCAAACCATTCTTCATAATTGATAAGGCTGCCACCCGCTGCTATACCTGCATAAGGCTGAAACACTGATCCTTCTTTTATGTTGCTATAACTCCCTTTCAGCATTAATGGTATTATTTGCAGTGAATGCGATTTTACTGCTGATATATACGTTTCTGAAAAAGAA is part of the Lacibacter sediminis genome and harbors:
- a CDS encoding outer membrane beta-barrel protein, which encodes MKQVIILLITVSFGAVATAQQGLSKISIQHSTHVPIGSVRGFVDNISPRGFSADYSYFINNNFSLGFASGYSDLYQKKDRQTYSFSETYISAVKSHSLQIIPLMLKGSYSNIKEGSVFQPYAGIAAGGSLINYEEWFGTLVDEKSGFRFTIAPEIGTRISFNKYSLGGVDLSLRYDYTAFRYNDVKNLQTISLNLGLFFFNRN
- a CDS encoding ABC transporter permease; translated protein: MRTLRFLLQKEFRQIFRDPAILRIIFIMPVIQLMILPWAADYEIKNVKLSVTDLDHSSYSRQLISKIIASGYFQLTHYSGSFEESFEEIEKDNADIVLEIPASFEKQLVKESEAKLFIASNAINGVKGSLGNAYLRSILQDFNREVRLEWIQMPRPSTQTQIEVTSSNWFNPLMNYKFFMVPGILVLLLTMVGANLTAINIVKEKEIGTIEQMNVTPVKKVHFILGKLIPFWILGMIVLTLGLLISRLLYGIIPLGGFFTIYVFAAIYLLAVLGLGLLISTYSSTQQQAMLISFFLMMIFVLLGGLYTSIDSMPEWAQWITRFNPVSYFIDVMRMVVLKGSGLSDIKNHLLIMTGFAVVLNSWAIFNYRKRN